Part of the Geobacter pickeringii genome, GTGATCCTTGACGAGGCGGTCGTTGTCGTAGATCCGCTCCCGCACCTTGCGGCACTTCGTATGCTGGTCGACCTGGACCGGCTCGGCATGGTAGTAGCCCCGGCCGTCGTCGGTGCGGTACTCCACCGGCCTCCCCGCCCCCACCGCCTCCCGGCTTCCGCGGACCGAGATTTCGGAGATGGTTGCGCCGGCCACGGAGCCGAGGACTGCCCCGACCACCCCGCCGCGCCACGGGTTCCGATGGTCAAGGATGGCCCCGGCGAGTCCTCCCATGGCACCGCCTGCCATCCCCCCCTGGGCCTGGTAGGTGGT contains:
- a CDS encoding glycine zipper 2TM domain-containing protein, with the translated sequence MSITRNAIALLLLASLTMTAGCTTYQAQGGMAGGAMGGLAGAILDHRNPWRGGVVGAVLGSVAGATISEISVRGSREAVGAGRPVEYRTDDGRGYYHAEPVQVDQHTKCRKVRERIYDNDRLVKDHVREVCEGEKDEDRY